In Macadamia integrifolia cultivar HAES 741 chromosome 13, SCU_Mint_v3, whole genome shotgun sequence, one DNA window encodes the following:
- the LOC122058840 gene encoding lipoyl synthase, chloroplastic-like, with translation MIHQSTSKPSISSISSIPAAKPRSIDFFYRPRLRSEAVDSRKKVNSELSNSSSSSTTISSPSKLFESNGASSKGLYPGGMGPYTGRDPNVKKPEWLRQKAPQGEKFQEVKDSLSRLKLNTVCEEAQCPNIGECWNGGGDGIATATIMVLGDTCTRGCRFCAVKTSRNPAPPDPMEPENTAKAIASWGVDYIVLTSVDRDDLPDGGSGHFAQTVKAMKKLKPEIMVECLTSDFRGDIDAVTTLVHSGLEVFAHNIETVKRLQRIVRDPRAGYEQSLSVLKHAKLCKDGMITKSSIMLGLGESDEELKEAMADLRAIDVDILTLGQYLQPTPLHLTVKEYVTPEKFAFWKDYGESIGFRYVASGPLVRSSYRAGELFVKTMVRESSKNNSSS, from the exons ATGATTCATCAGTCCACTTCAAAACCTTCCATCTCTTCAATCTCTTCAATTCCAGCTGCAAAACCCAGATCCATAGATTTCTTCTATCGGCCGAGACTTCGATCTGAAGCCGTTGATTCGAGGAAGAAGGTCAATTCTGAGCTCTCaaattcatcttcttcttcgacgACGATATCGTCGCCTTCGAAGCTGTTTGAATCTAATGGGGCTTCGTCAAAGGGACTGTACCCTGGAGGGATGGGGCCGTATACAGGCAGAGATCCCAACGTGAAGAAGCCGGAATGGTTGCGACAGAAGGCACCGCAGGGGGAGAAGTTTCAGGAGGTTAAAGACTCCTTATCAAGGTTGAAGCTCAACACTGTTTGTGAAGAAGCACAATGCCCCAATATTGGAGAG TGCTGGAATGGAGGTGGAGATGGTATTGCAACTGCAACAATAATGGTTTTAGGCGATACTTGCACCCGTGGCTGTAGGTTTTGTGCTGTGAAAACAAGCAGGAATCCAGCTCCACCTGACCCAATGGAACCTGAGAACACTGCTAAGGCTATTGCAAGCTGGGG TGTGGACTATATTGTTCTGACAAGTGTTGATCGTGATGATCTACCTGATGGAGGAAGTGGTCATTTTGCTCAGACAGTCAAAGCAATGAAG AAGCTCAAGCCTGAGATTATGGTTGAGTGTTTGACTTCTGATTTCCGGGGTGATATAGATGCCGTAACAACCCTGGTACACTCAGGGTTGGAAGTGTTTGCCCACAACATTGAGACTGTGAAACGTCTTCAGCGAATTGTCAGAGATCCAAGAGCAGG GTATGAGCAGAGTTTATCTGTTCTGAAACATGCAAAACTCTGCAAGGACGGGATGATAACAAAATCTTCTATCATGTTGGGTCTTGGTGAATCAGATGAGGAGCTGAAGGAAGCCATGGCTGATTTAAGAGCAATAGATGTTGATATCTTGACACTTGGACAGTATTTACAG CCAACTCCATTGCACTTGACTGTCAAGGAGTATGTCACTCCAGAGAAGTTTGCTTTCTGGAAGGATTATGGAGAATCAATTGGTTTCCGTTATGTAGCCAGTGGGCCCTTG GTTCGATCCTCGTACCGGGCAGGTGAGCTCTTTGTTAAGACCATGGTGAGAGAAAGTTCCAAAAACAACTCCAGCAGTTAG
- the LOC122058818 gene encoding uncharacterized protein LOC122058818, which yields MLIVLAVFVIAAVSSILNVWKLGVHNLEVTRPEINDEVTPSTQLRMDILDQVSVACSPLELNPKVQIHENLADKGQAEVNIPEIVSLLHQMQSDSPESGTTTYYRISEELVSEVNEFHFSIF from the exons ATGCTTATTGTTTTAGCCGTGTTCGTTATAGCTGCAGTTTCCTCAATCCTGAATGTCTGGAAACTAGGTGTACATAATTTGGAGGTCACG AGGCCTGAGATTAACGATGAGGTTACTCCAAGCACACAACTCAGAATGGATATTCTAGATCAAGTTTCTGTTGCTTGTAGTCCATTGGAGTTGAATCCTAAG GTGCAGATCCATGAAAACTTAGCAGACAAGGGACAAGCTGAAGTAAATATTCCAGAAATTGTCTCTCTACTTCATCAGATGCAAAGTGACAGTCCAGAATCTGGAACTACCACTTATTATAGAATCTCTGAAGAATTGGTTTCAGAGGTAAATGAATTTCACTTTTCtatattttaa
- the LOC122059876 gene encoding putative disease resistance protein At1g50180 gives MVEALVTFILQKWSDQLLHQPLLLYGVIENVEWIHGELQYLKPFLNDREREEPVASWVQLLKWLVFESEDAIDEFMAKTELQSCIDNGRILCSMEAMNFNSQQQLSNRFMRVRRELEEVHKGINVCGLKASTRKTKIPFFSSRLPGEFDLVGRGRDLKQVEEWLLGGEGQQLVMISLVGVAGSGKTRLAKKAYQFMERHFDCFAWVFVSESVNIKDLLQKILQALYKSREEKAPDGIESMKVEKLQGAILNYLQGKRYGLVLDDIWEVGVWEELKSAFPLEGNGRIIFTTINASINLDKEVFHVHMLKTLSNSPALELFCKKSFNGECPKYLKELAIDMVTHCHGLPLAVVALGGLMARMGTDQTDWKTVLEDLNGAQNLVGSVNQVLLTCYNFLGPHLKYCFLYCSLFPKGYEITRNTFIKLFVGEGFVEELPGKTPEDVAGDYFVELADRGMLEPIMYYYDSNLRRCRMHDIVHDFANQMLEKEDFGVIHSPKITKFSKWVRRVGVHNDTIGALTELSKFNLRSLIMTGIHQLPSYMSEGILSHKLLRVLVLEDVTIDTLPEEVGNLIHLRYLSIVKSGIKALPASIGKLQNLLSLLAEKTKVTSLPAEIALLQKLRHIVVGDYAKRVVPVPNGIKNLSNLQILFGVKIDFSFMDELCSLTQLRKLDVGEVKDGDELAKLCNSVQKMQCLRHLAIRMSSSVVEDRSKHQELRILLPPPCLEDLYFNGSLKEVPKWVASLNTIRMVQLVGAKLMEDPFSIFCQLPNLVYLGLEEAYMGTKLGCSARAFPKLRSLDLAKMERVEEWSDIKEGSFQKLEYLTIGGCKKLKRLPQGFQELKALQRLLLVNMPEEFVRRVSIGGEDHLMVQQVPRILVSHKYDDKMKLFCS, from the coding sequence ATGGTGGAAGCTTTGGTGACCTTTATCCTTCAGAAATGGTCCGATCAACTTCTGCACCAGCCACTACTTCTATATGGAGTCATAGAAAACGTCGAGTGGATTCATGGAGAGCTTCAATATCTGAAACCTTTCCTCAACGATAGGGAAAGAGAGGAGCCAGTGGCTTCATGGGTTCAATTACTCAAATGGTTAGTTTTTGAATCAGAAGATGCTATTGATGAGTTCATGGCCAAAACAGAGTTGCAGAGCTGCATTGACAATGGTAGAATCCTGTGTTCTATGGAGGCCATGAACTTCAATTCCCAGCAACAATTAAGTAATCGATTCATGAGGGTCCGAAGAGAATTGGAAGAAGTTCACAAAGGAATCAATGTATGTGGACTTAAGGCTTCCACCAGAAAAACGAAAATTCCGTTCTTCTCGTCTCGTCTCCCTGGAGAATTTGATTTGGTGGGGCGTGGAAGGGACTTGAAGCAGGTGGAGGAATGGTTACTCGGAGGAGAGGGGCAGCAACTTGTTATGATTTCATTGGTTGGGGTGGCTGGTTCAGGAAAAACTAGACTAGCGAAGAAAGCTTACCAGTTCATGGAGAGACACTTCGATTGCTTTGCTTGGGTTTTTGTCTCTGAGTCTGTCAACATTAAGGATCTCTTGCAAAAAATCCTTCAAGCACTCTACAAAAGCAGAGAAGAGAAGGCTCCGGACGGCATCGAATCCATGAAAGTGGAAAAGCTACAGGGAGCAATTCTGAACTACTTGCAGGGGAAGAGGTATGGACTAGtccttgatgatatttgggAAGTTGGTGTTTGGGAAGAATTAAAATCTGCATTCCCTCTTGAGGGTAATGGGAGGATAATCTTCACCACCATTAATGCTTCTATAAATTTAGATAAAGAAGTGTTCCATGTTCATATGCTCAAGACTCTATCTAACAGTCCTGCTTTGGAGCTCTTCTGTAAGAAATCATTTAATGGAGAATGCCCAAAATACTTGAAGGAATTAGCCATTGATATGGTGACACATTGCCATGGATTGCCCCTTGCAGTGGTGGCCTTGGGAGGGCTAATGGCAAGAATGGGTACTGATCAAACAGATTGGAAAACTGTCCTTGAAGATCTCAATGGTGCTCAAAATTTAGTTGGGTCAGTGAATCAAGTGTTGCTCACATGTTACAACTTCTTAGGCCCTCACCTTAAGTATTGTTTTTTGTATTGTTCTCTGTTCCCTAAGGGCTATGAGATCACGAGGAACACATTCATTAAGTTGTTTGTAGGTGAAGGATTCGTAGAGGAACTACCTGGGAAGACACCGGAGGATGTCGCCGGTGATTACTTTGTGGAGCTCGCCGATAGGGGCATGCTCGAGCCCATAATGTATTACTATGATTCCAATCTGCGAAGATGCAGAATGCATGATATAGTCCATGACTTCGCCAATCAAATGCTTGAGAAGGAAGACTTTGGAGTGATTCATAGCCCAAAAATCACAAAGTTTTCCAAATGGGTTCGGCGAGTAGGAGTTCATAATGACACCATTGGTGCTCTGACTGAGCTTAGCAAGTTCAATCTTCGATCCTTGATCATGACTGGTATTCATCAACTCCCTTCCTACATGAGTGAAGGGATATTGAGTCATAAATTACTGAGAGTGCTAGTTTTGGAAGATGTAACCATTGATACATTGCCTGAAGAGGTTGGTAATCTCATTCATCTACGCTATTTGAGCATTGTCAAATCAGGAATCAAAGCTCTCCCTGCTTCAATAGGAAAGCTGCAGAATCTACTATCTTTGTTAGCTGAGAAGACCAAGGTAACAAGCTTACCAGCTGAAATTGCGTTGCTACAGAAACTGCGGCATATTGTGGTTGGTGATTATGCGAAAAGGGTTGTGCCGGTGCCGAATGGGATTAAAAATCTAAGCAATCTGCAAATACTATTTGGGGTGAAGATTGATTTCAGTTTCATGGATGAGTTGTGCTCTTTAACTCAACTCAGGAAATTGGATGTGGGAGAGGTGAAAGATGGAGATGAGCTTGCAAAACTATGCAATTCAGTTCAGAAAATGCAATGCCTTCGTCACCTAGCTATCCGTATGTCCTCTAGTGTTGTGGAAGACAGAAGCAAACATCAAGAATTAAGGATTTTGTTGCCTCCAccttgccttgaagatctgtaTTTCAATGGGAGTTTGAAGGAGGTACCCAAATGGGTGGCTTCCCTTAACACCATCCGCATGGTTCAGCTTGTTGGAGCTAAATTAATGGAGGATCCATTCAGCATTTTTTGTCAGTTACCCAATCTGGTATACTTGGGTCTAGAGGAAGCTTATATGGGGACAAAGTTGGGTTGCAGTGCAAGAGCATTTCCTAAGCTTAGGAGCTTGGATTTAGCAAAAATGGAGAGGGTGGAAGAGTGGAGTGATATCAAGGAggggtcatttcagaaattGGAATACCTTACAATTGGTGGTTGCAAGAAATTGAAGAGGCTTCCTCAAGGGTTTCAAGAACTTAAAGCCCTTCAAAGGTTGCTGTTAGTAAACATGCCAGAGGAATTTGTTAGGAGGGTGAGCATTGGAGGGGAGGACCATTTGATGGTTCAGCAGGTTCCAAGAATTCTTGTTTCACACAAGTATGATGATAAAATGAAACTGTTCTGTTCATGA